Proteins from one Pseudomonas bijieensis genomic window:
- a CDS encoding error-prone DNA polymerase, with protein MAAGLVRMSVEYAELHCLSNFSFQRGASSALELCRRAKQQGYQALAITDECTLAGIVRAWQAARELELQLIVGSEIQVEDGPKLVLLVQDLEGYQALCRLITRARRRSEKGHYRIVREDFDQPLPGLLALWVAEGKDAEEHGRWLQPIFAGRLWLTVQLHCGQDDRRRLADSLVLAERLDLPTVASGDVHMHVRGRRALQDTMTAIRHHVTVAEAGQRLHPNGERHLRSRKDLADLYPRALLDETLLIARRCTFDLSQLRYQYPRELVPDGHDPASWLRELTERGMRERWEDGVEEKVRRQINDELELIAELGYDSYFLTVQDVVNFARGRNILCQGRGSAANSAVCYALGITEIDPSQTNLLFERFLSRERNEPPDIDVDFEHERREEVLQYVFQRYGRHRAALTAVVSSYHGAGAVRDVAKALGLPPDQVNALADCCGRWSDEAPPVERLREGGFDPDSPVLRRVLSLTQQLIGFPRHLSQHPGGFVISEQPLDTLVPVENAAMAERTIIQWDKDDLDAVGLLKVDILALGMLSAIRRCFDLIERYRGERYVLASLPKDDRATYEMISRADTIGVFQIESRAQMSMLPRLRPKRFYDLVIEVAIVRPGPIQGGMVHPYLRRRNKEEAVTYPSEALEKVLERTLGVPLFQEQVMQIAIVAADYTPGEADQLRRSMAAWKRHGGLEPHRERLAQGMKKNGYTAEFAAQIFEQIKGFGNYGFPESHAASFALLTYASSWLKCHEPAAFACALINSWPMGFYSPDQILQDARRHQLQIRPVDVRASDWDCSLEPLEGRQPAIRMGLRLVKGFREEDARRIETARRQRVFSDVADLGERAQLDARALAQLADAGALQGLAGDRHRARWEVAGVQKQLGLFAGLPSQEEPPVALPTPTVGENLFADYTMLGTTLGPHPLALLRPELRARRCRSSRELQAVEHGRNVSVAGLVTGRQRPGTASGVTFVTLEDEFGNLNVVVWRDLAERQRKTLVGAQLLRVDGRWESVGEVRHLIAGRLSDLTELLAGINVRSRDFH; from the coding sequence GTGGCTGCAGGGCTGGTTCGCATGAGCGTTGAGTATGCCGAGCTGCATTGCCTGTCGAACTTCAGCTTCCAGCGCGGCGCCTCCAGTGCCCTGGAGTTGTGCCGTCGCGCCAAACAACAGGGCTATCAGGCCCTGGCGATCACCGACGAATGCACCCTGGCCGGGATCGTTCGGGCCTGGCAGGCGGCCAGGGAGCTGGAGCTGCAACTGATCGTCGGCAGCGAAATCCAGGTCGAGGACGGTCCGAAACTGGTGTTGCTGGTGCAAGATCTGGAGGGTTACCAAGCCTTGTGCCGGCTGATCACCCGCGCCCGGCGTCGCAGCGAGAAGGGCCACTACCGCATCGTGCGCGAAGACTTCGACCAGCCTTTGCCAGGGCTATTGGCGTTGTGGGTAGCCGAGGGCAAAGACGCCGAGGAACACGGGCGTTGGCTCCAGCCGATCTTTGCCGGGCGCCTGTGGCTGACGGTCCAGTTGCACTGCGGGCAGGACGACCGCCGCCGGTTGGCTGACTCATTGGTGCTGGCCGAGCGCCTGGATCTTCCGACCGTGGCCAGTGGCGATGTGCACATGCACGTGCGTGGCCGTCGTGCCTTGCAGGACACCATGACTGCCATCCGCCACCATGTCACAGTGGCCGAGGCCGGCCAGCGCCTGCACCCCAACGGCGAGCGCCACCTGCGCAGCCGCAAGGATCTGGCCGATCTCTATCCTCGCGCCTTGCTCGACGAGACGCTGCTCATCGCCCGGCGCTGTACCTTCGACCTCAGCCAACTGCGTTATCAATACCCACGGGAACTGGTGCCTGACGGCCATGATCCGGCGTCCTGGCTGCGGGAACTGACCGAGCGCGGCATGCGTGAGCGCTGGGAGGACGGCGTGGAAGAGAAGGTCCGGCGGCAAATCAACGATGAATTGGAGCTGATCGCCGAACTGGGCTACGACAGTTATTTCCTCACCGTGCAGGACGTCGTCAACTTCGCCCGCGGCCGAAACATCCTTTGTCAGGGACGCGGTTCGGCGGCCAACTCGGCGGTTTGCTACGCCTTGGGCATCACCGAAATCGACCCGAGTCAGACCAACCTGCTGTTCGAGCGATTCCTGTCCCGGGAGCGCAACGAGCCGCCGGACATTGATGTCGATTTCGAACATGAGCGTCGTGAGGAAGTGCTGCAGTACGTGTTCCAGCGCTATGGTCGCCATCGTGCGGCATTGACGGCGGTGGTCAGCAGCTACCACGGCGCCGGGGCGGTGCGCGATGTCGCCAAGGCCCTGGGCCTGCCGCCGGACCAGGTCAACGCATTGGCCGATTGCTGTGGCCGCTGGAGTGACGAGGCGCCGCCGGTGGAGCGCTTGCGTGAAGGCGGTTTCGACCCGGACAGCCCGGTGTTGCGCCGAGTGCTGAGCCTGACCCAGCAATTGATCGGTTTTCCCCGGCATCTGTCCCAGCACCCTGGCGGTTTCGTGATTTCCGAACAACCCCTGGACACCCTGGTGCCGGTGGAAAACGCCGCCATGGCCGAGCGCACCATCATCCAGTGGGACAAGGACGACCTGGACGCGGTCGGGCTGCTCAAGGTGGACATCCTGGCCCTGGGCATGCTCAGTGCGATTCGCCGCTGTTTCGATTTGATCGAGCGCTACCGGGGCGAGCGCTATGTCCTGGCGTCGTTGCCCAAGGACGATCGGGCGACCTACGAAATGATCAGTCGCGCCGACACCATCGGTGTATTCCAGATCGAATCCCGGGCGCAGATGTCGATGTTGCCTCGGCTCAGACCCAAGAGGTTCTACGATTTGGTCATCGAAGTGGCGATCGTGCGGCCCGGGCCAATCCAGGGGGGGATGGTGCATCCGTACCTGCGGCGCAGAAACAAAGAAGAGGCGGTGACTTATCCCTCTGAAGCGCTGGAAAAAGTGCTCGAACGCACCTTGGGCGTGCCGCTGTTCCAGGAACAGGTCATGCAGATCGCTATCGTCGCGGCCGATTACACCCCCGGCGAAGCCGACCAGTTGCGGCGCTCCATGGCTGCCTGGAAACGTCACGGTGGGTTGGAGCCGCATCGGGAACGCCTGGCCCAGGGGATGAAGAAAAACGGCTACACCGCCGAATTCGCCGCGCAGATCTTCGAACAGATCAAGGGCTTCGGCAATTACGGTTTCCCCGAATCCCACGCCGCCAGTTTTGCCTTGCTGACTTACGCCAGCAGTTGGCTCAAGTGCCACGAGCCGGCGGCGTTCGCCTGTGCCCTGATCAACAGCTGGCCCATGGGTTTCTACAGCCCGGACCAGATCCTCCAGGACGCTCGCCGACATCAATTGCAGATCCGTCCGGTGGACGTGCGCGCCAGCGACTGGGATTGCAGCCTCGAACCCCTGGAAGGCCGGCAACCGGCGATCCGTATGGGCCTGCGACTGGTCAAGGGTTTTCGCGAAGAGGATGCCCGACGTATCGAAACGGCCCGCCGGCAGCGAGTGTTCAGCGACGTGGCCGACCTGGGCGAGCGCGCGCAACTCGATGCCCGGGCCCTGGCGCAACTGGCCGACGCCGGCGCCTTGCAGGGCTTGGCTGGCGATCGTCATCGGGCCCGCTGGGAAGTGGCCGGGGTGCAGAAACAACTGGGTTTGTTCGCCGGCCTGCCCAGCCAGGAGGAACCGCCCGTAGCCCTGCCAACACCCACAGTGGGAGAAAACCTGTTTGCCGATTACACCATGCTGGGCACGACACTGGGGCCCCATCCGCTGGCCTTGCTGCGTCCCGAACTGCGCGCCCGGCGCTGCCGCAGCTCACGGGAATTGCAGGCGGTGGAGCATGGCCGCAACGTCAGCGTCGCCGGGCTGGTCACCGGCCGCCAACGCCCGGGCACCGCCAGCGGCGTGACCTTCGTCACCCTGGAAGATGAGTTCGGCAACCTCAACGTGGTGGTCTGGCGCGACCTGGCCGAGCGCCAGCGCAAGACCCTGGTGGGCGCGCAATTGCTCAGGGTCGACGGGCGCTGGGAAAGCGTCGGCGAGGTCCGCCACTTGATCGCCGGGCGCTTGAGCGACCTGACCGAGTTGCTGGCGGGCATCAATGTTCGCAGTCGCGATTTCCACTAA
- a CDS encoding Y-family DNA polymerase: protein MRWVCILFPQLALDAALRQRPDPDEPLALLSGPAQRRVLQAVNAPARALGLRPGQTMTAAQALSKGFATAEYDAAQIEHWQQFLAAWAYRFSSQVSVHYPRTLLFEIESSLGLFGPWPVFEARLRAELTELGFRHRIVAAPNPVAARVLANAYDALVVPDAETLQQYLGHMPVERIGLEPDVATALSRMGLRRLSQVQALPRQTLARRFEAQVLKHLDALTGSRTLALSFYLPPDRFDVRIELNYDVQSHQALLFPLRRLTGDLSAFLCGRDSGVQRFDLHLEHAGLPDTLIKVGLLSAERDPAMLFELARGRLEQVQVEAPVRGFRLCAEDLPSFVPQRLELFDERPQQSLPWEQLRERLRARLGDDAVQGLGFRDDHRPECAWQMTAQPRPQACPVRDGVQRPGWLLNEAQVLQESQARILMGPERIESGWWDGADVRRDYYLIETRSGQRGWAYRPAGEGGLLWLQGWFA, encoded by the coding sequence GTCCGGCCCAGCGCCGGGTGCTGCAAGCGGTGAACGCGCCGGCACGGGCCCTGGGCTTGCGTCCCGGTCAGACCATGACCGCCGCCCAGGCCTTGAGCAAAGGCTTTGCCACCGCCGAATACGATGCGGCGCAGATCGAACACTGGCAACAGTTCCTGGCAGCCTGGGCCTACCGTTTCAGCTCCCAGGTCAGCGTGCATTACCCGCGTACGCTGCTGTTCGAAATCGAGTCGAGCCTGGGCCTGTTCGGGCCCTGGCCGGTATTCGAGGCGCGCTTGCGGGCCGAACTGACCGAGCTGGGGTTTCGGCATCGCATCGTCGCAGCGCCCAATCCGGTGGCGGCGCGGGTGTTGGCCAATGCCTATGACGCCTTGGTGGTGCCCGACGCCGAGACCTTGCAACAGTACCTGGGGCACATGCCCGTGGAGCGGATCGGCCTGGAACCCGACGTCGCCACGGCGTTGTCGCGCATGGGCCTGCGCCGCCTGAGCCAGGTCCAGGCCTTGCCTCGGCAGACCCTGGCACGGCGCTTCGAGGCCCAGGTGCTCAAGCACCTCGATGCGCTGACCGGCAGTCGCACCCTGGCGCTGTCGTTCTACCTGCCGCCAGACCGTTTCGATGTGCGCATCGAACTCAACTATGACGTGCAATCCCATCAGGCGCTGTTGTTCCCGTTGCGCCGCTTGACCGGTGACTTGTCGGCCTTCCTCTGCGGTCGCGACAGCGGTGTGCAGCGTTTTGACCTGCATCTGGAACACGCTGGGTTGCCGGACACGCTGATCAAGGTCGGCCTGCTCAGCGCCGAACGGGATCCGGCGATGCTCTTCGAACTGGCCCGTGGCCGCTTGGAGCAGGTGCAGGTCGAGGCCCCGGTGCGCGGCTTTCGCTTGTGTGCCGAAGACCTGCCGAGCTTCGTGCCCCAGCGCCTGGAATTGTTCGATGAACGCCCGCAGCAGTCATTGCCCTGGGAGCAACTGCGTGAACGCCTGCGGGCCCGGCTGGGGGATGACGCGGTGCAGGGCCTGGGATTTCGCGATGACCATCGGCCTGAATGCGCCTGGCAAATGACAGCCCAGCCCCGGCCCCAGGCCTGCCCGGTGCGCGATGGCGTGCAGCGTCCCGGCTGGCTGCTAAATGAGGCCCAGGTATTGCAGGAAAGCCAGGCTCGAATCCTCATGGGCCCCGAGCGCATCGAGTCCGGTTGGTGGGACGGTGCGGATGTGCGTCGCGACTACTACCTGATCGAAACCCGCAGTGGACAACGAGGCTGGGCCTATCGACCGGCGGGCGAGGGCGGGCTGCTGTGGCTGCAGGGCTGGTTCGCATGA